The following are from one region of the Mangifera indica cultivar Alphonso chromosome 14, CATAS_Mindica_2.1, whole genome shotgun sequence genome:
- the LOC123195831 gene encoding protein FAR1-RELATED SEQUENCE 5-like isoform X1, protein MDFVENNSYMSCLAVDSDERARAVESSGGREMDVYVEDSIVEPCEGMEFESEDAAKIFYDKYARKVGFVMRVMSCRRSERDGRILARRLGCNKEGYCVSIRGKFGHVRKPRPSTREGCKAMIHVKFDKSGKWVITKFVKDHNHALVVAPREARQTMDEKDKRIQELTAELRNKKRLCTAYQEQLTAFVKVIEEHSNQLSKKVENVVNNMKEFESIEKELLNHR, encoded by the exons ATGGACTTTGTAGAAAATAACAGCTACATGTCTTGTTTGGCAGTGGATTCAGATGAGAGAGCTAGAGCAGTCGAGAGCTCTGGGGGAAGGGAGATGGATGTATATGTAGAAGATTCGATTGTCGAGCCTTGTGAGGGAATGGAGTTTGAATCTGAAGATGCTGCCAagatattttatgataaatatgcACGAAAAGTGGGATTTGTTATGCGGGTGATGTCTTGTCGTCGTTCAGAAAGGGATGGTCGGATTCTTGCACGTAGACTTGGATGTAATAAAGAGGGTTATTGTGTTAGCATCAGAGGGAAGTTTGGTCATGTTCGAAAACCAAGACCAAGCACAAGGGAAGGCTGTAAAGCAATGATTCATGTAAAGTTTGATAAGTCTGGAAAGTGGGTGATAACTAAATTTGTAAAGGACCATAATCATGCACTTGTGGTGGCCCCACGAGAAGCTCGACAAACAATG GATGAAAAGGATAAGAGAATTCAGGAATTGACTGCAGAGCTACGAAATAAGAAGCGGCTATGTACAGCATATCAAGAACAGCTAACTGCATTTGTGAAAGTCATTGAAGAGCATAGCAACCAGCTATCGAAGAAAGTTGAGAATGTAGTCAACAATATGAAAGAATTTGAATCTATAGAAAAAGAGCTTTTGAACCATAGATAG
- the LOC123195831 gene encoding protein FAR1-RELATED SEQUENCE 5-like isoform X2 has translation MDSDERARAVESSGGREMDVYVEDSIVEPCEGMEFESEDAAKIFYDKYARKVGFVMRVMSCRRSERDGRILARRLGCNKEGYCVSIRGKFGHVRKPRPSTREGCKAMIHVKFDKSGKWVITKFVKDHNHALVVAPREARQTMDEKDKRIQELTAELRNKKRLCTAYQEQLTAFVKVIEEHSNQLSKKVENVVNNMKEFESIEKELLNHR, from the exons A TGGATTCAGATGAGAGAGCTAGAGCAGTCGAGAGCTCTGGGGGAAGGGAGATGGATGTATATGTAGAAGATTCGATTGTCGAGCCTTGTGAGGGAATGGAGTTTGAATCTGAAGATGCTGCCAagatattttatgataaatatgcACGAAAAGTGGGATTTGTTATGCGGGTGATGTCTTGTCGTCGTTCAGAAAGGGATGGTCGGATTCTTGCACGTAGACTTGGATGTAATAAAGAGGGTTATTGTGTTAGCATCAGAGGGAAGTTTGGTCATGTTCGAAAACCAAGACCAAGCACAAGGGAAGGCTGTAAAGCAATGATTCATGTAAAGTTTGATAAGTCTGGAAAGTGGGTGATAACTAAATTTGTAAAGGACCATAATCATGCACTTGTGGTGGCCCCACGAGAAGCTCGACAAACAATG GATGAAAAGGATAAGAGAATTCAGGAATTGACTGCAGAGCTACGAAATAAGAAGCGGCTATGTACAGCATATCAAGAACAGCTAACTGCATTTGTGAAAGTCATTGAAGAGCATAGCAACCAGCTATCGAAGAAAGTTGAGAATGTAGTCAACAATATGAAAGAATTTGAATCTATAGAAAAAGAGCTTTTGAACCATAGATAG